In Clostridium swellfunianum, a genomic segment contains:
- a CDS encoding short-chain-enoyl-CoA hydratase, protein MNDIILQKENHLATITINRTKALNALNTQVLFQLEEVLQDLKKDDNVFVVIVTGAGEKAFVAGADITEMKEFSVFEGRNFSALGNRIFREIENLEKPVIAAINGFALGGGCEFALACDIRIASSKAKFGQPEVGLGITPGFGGTQRLARIVGIGAAKELLYTGKMIDAAEAYRIGLVNKVVEPDKLMETAKTLANGIAENAPIAVKLCKAAVNRGMQMDIDTAVMYEADIFSQCFSTQDQKEGMTAFIERRHKNFINK, encoded by the coding sequence GTGAATGATATAATTTTGCAAAAAGAAAATCATTTGGCCACTATAACTATAAACAGGACTAAGGCATTGAATGCTCTTAACACACAAGTGCTTTTTCAATTAGAAGAGGTTTTACAAGACCTAAAGAAGGATGACAATGTTTTTGTTGTAATAGTAACAGGAGCAGGCGAAAAAGCTTTTGTAGCAGGAGCTGATATAACAGAAATGAAGGAGTTTTCGGTGTTTGAAGGCAGGAATTTCAGTGCACTTGGGAATAGGATTTTTAGAGAAATTGAAAACTTAGAGAAACCTGTAATAGCGGCTATAAATGGATTTGCTTTGGGAGGGGGCTGTGAATTTGCACTAGCCTGTGATATTAGAATAGCTTCTTCAAAAGCTAAATTTGGACAACCAGAGGTAGGGCTTGGTATAACCCCAGGTTTTGGGGGAACTCAAAGGCTAGCAAGGATTGTGGGAATAGGAGCAGCAAAAGAACTATTATATACAGGCAAGATGATAGATGCTGCTGAAGCATATAGGATTGGCCTCGTTAATAAAGTTGTTGAACCTGACAAGCTTATGGAAACGGCTAAAACTCTGGCTAACGGAATAGCCGAAAATGCTCCAATAGCAGTTAAGCTGTGTAAGGCTGCTGTTAATAGGGGGATGCAAATGGATATAGATACTGCAGTTATGTATGAAGCGGATATATTCTCGCAATGTTTCTCAACTCAAGATCAAAAGGAAGGCATGACAGCATTTATTGAAAGAAGGCACAAGAACTTTATTAATAAATAG
- a CDS encoding redox-sensing transcriptional repressor Rex — MDKKKSNISMAVIKRLPKYHRYLAELLKNDVDRISSKELSERIGFTASQIRQDLNCFGDFGQQGYGYNVKDLYNEISSILGLTKDYKTIIIGAGNIGQAIANYTRFERLGFTLDGIFDANPKLMGLRIRDIEIQDIDVLPKFLEEHHIDIGIVCVPNNSAQKVASLLVENGIRAIWNFAPTDLIVPEYVVVENVHLSESLLTLAYLLKDRDEEKR; from the coding sequence ATGGACAAGAAAAAAAGCAACATATCCATGGCTGTTATAAAAAGACTGCCTAAATATCACAGATACTTAGCTGAACTTCTAAAAAATGATGTAGATAGAATTTCCTCAAAGGAATTGAGTGAAAGAATCGGATTTACTGCATCACAAATTAGACAAGATTTGAATTGTTTTGGGGATTTTGGTCAGCAGGGCTATGGATACAATGTTAAAGACTTATACAATGAAATAAGTTCAATTTTAGGACTTACTAAGGATTATAAAACTATAATAATTGGGGCAGGTAACATTGGTCAGGCGATCGCTAATTACACAAGATTTGAAAGATTAGGATTTACTTTGGATGGTATTTTTGATGCCAATCCTAAACTTATGGGGCTTAGAATTAGAGATATTGAAATTCAAGATATAGATGTGCTTCCTAAATTTTTAGAAGAGCATCATATCGATATTGGAATAGTATGTGTTCCAAACAATAGTGCCCAAAAGGTTGCTTCCTTACTAGTAGAAAATGGTATAAGAGCAATATGGAATTTTGCGCCTACTGACTTGATTGTTCCTGAATATGTTGTAGTAGAAAATGTTCATCTTAGCGAGAGCTTGCTTACTCTAGCATATCTGTTGAAAGATAGAGATGAAGAAAAGAGATAA
- a CDS encoding ABC-F family ATP-binding cassette domain-containing protein, with amino-acid sequence MIILSCKDIHKSYGIDVILDKVTFNINEGEKVGLIGANGAGKTTLFKILTGQLDQDSGELFIDKNKKIGYLSQHLSLESTSTIYEELLTVFSELLNMENRMKELEVKLNEPYDSSKQDYHDKIINEYTSLSELYDHRGGYTYKGEISRVLKGLGFTEEDFNKNINILSGGQKTRVSLCKLLLTMPEILLLDEPTNHLDLDAIEWLEDYLKSYKGTIIIISHDRFFLDSITNKTVEMINGHVNSYNGNYTTFVDLKKKNYEVQLKAYNLQQAEIKRQEEIIERYRSFNREKSIKAAESREKALEKIDRIEAPDKEAKASKIKFETQIKSGNDVLHAEDVSKSYGDKKLFDSLNLDIKRGEKTALIGENGRGKTTLFKIIMDKVEKDTGIKVLGKNVFIGYYDQEQSDLHLEKTVLDEVWDEFPNMTTTQLRNALAAFLFTGDDVFKHISTLSGGEKCRINLLKLMLSKSNFLLLDEPTNHLDINSREALEDSLLSYDGTLLVISHDRYFLNKVIDKIYELKENGVKEYLGNYSYYVEKKKNPQRYEEELANVGKTKTQIQEEKKKKREAEKQEKEKQLRVKNLETSISDNEKKLLDLQNQLCLEEVYSNPQKSEEVNKEISLVESLLEKLYSQWEELI; translated from the coding sequence GTGATTATTTTAAGCTGTAAGGACATCCATAAAAGTTATGGGATTGATGTAATTTTGGATAAAGTAACATTTAATATAAATGAGGGTGAAAAGGTTGGGCTTATTGGAGCTAATGGAGCTGGCAAAACTACTCTTTTTAAAATTTTAACTGGTCAGCTAGATCAGGACTCAGGTGAGCTTTTTATTGATAAAAACAAAAAAATCGGCTATCTGTCTCAGCATCTTTCTTTAGAAAGCACAAGTACAATATACGAAGAGCTTTTAACTGTGTTTAGCGAGCTTTTGAATATGGAAAATAGAATGAAAGAACTTGAGGTTAAACTAAATGAGCCTTACGATAGCTCAAAGCAAGACTACCACGATAAGATAATTAATGAGTATACTAGCCTTTCAGAGCTATATGATCACAGAGGTGGTTATACCTATAAAGGTGAAATAAGCAGAGTATTAAAGGGATTAGGTTTTACAGAGGAAGATTTTAATAAAAATATAAATATTTTAAGCGGCGGTCAAAAGACAAGAGTTTCTCTTTGCAAGCTTCTTTTAACAATGCCTGAAATACTTCTTCTAGACGAACCTACCAATCATCTTGATTTAGATGCTATTGAATGGCTGGAAGACTATTTAAAGAGCTATAAGGGAACTATCATTATAATATCCCACGATAGATTTTTCCTTGACTCAATAACAAACAAGACCGTTGAAATGATTAACGGACATGTTAACAGCTATAACGGAAACTATACAACCTTTGTAGATCTTAAGAAAAAAAATTATGAAGTACAACTTAAGGCATATAACCTACAGCAGGCAGAAATAAAAAGACAAGAGGAAATAATTGAAAGATACCGATCCTTTAATAGAGAAAAAAGTATTAAAGCTGCAGAAAGCAGAGAAAAAGCTCTTGAAAAAATAGACAGAATAGAAGCCCCTGATAAGGAAGCTAAAGCCTCAAAGATTAAGTTTGAAACTCAGATTAAGTCTGGCAATGATGTGCTTCATGCAGAAGATGTAAGCAAAAGCTATGGAGATAAAAAACTGTTTGATAGTTTAAATTTAGATATTAAAAGAGGAGAAAAGACTGCTCTTATAGGCGAAAATGGAAGAGGTAAAACCACTCTGTTTAAAATCATAATGGATAAGGTAGAAAAAGATACCGGAATAAAAGTGCTTGGTAAAAATGTGTTCATAGGCTACTACGATCAAGAGCAATCTGATCTTCATTTAGAAAAGACTGTGCTTGATGAAGTCTGGGATGAATTTCCTAATATGACTACAACACAGCTTAGAAATGCTTTAGCCGCGTTTTTATTCACAGGCGATGATGTATTTAAGCACATATCCACATTAAGCGGCGGTGAAAAGTGCAGAATAAATCTTTTAAAGCTCATGCTTTCTAAGTCAAATTTTCTTCTTCTTGACGAGCCTACTAATCACCTCGACATAAATTCGCGCGAAGCTCTGGAAGATTCCCTATTAAGTTATGATGGAACTTTGCTTGTTATATCTCACGACAGATACTTTTTAAATAAGGTTATAGATAAGATTTACGAACTTAAAGAAAACGGAGTAAAAGAATATCTTGGCAACTACAGCTACTATGTTGAAAAGAAGAAAAATCCTCAAAGATATGAAGAGGAGCTTGCTAATGTAGGAAAAACAAAAACTCAAATTCAAGAAGAGAAAAAGAAAAAACGGGAAGCTGAAAAACAAGAAAAAGAAAAGCAGCTTAGAGTTAAAAACCTAGAAACTTCTATAAGCGACAATGAAAAGAAGCTTTTAGACCTTCAAAATCAGCTTTGTCTTGAGGAGGTTTATTCTAATCCTCAAAAGAGTGAGGAAGTGAATAAGGAAATCTCTCTAGTAGAAAGCTTATTGGAAAAACTATATAGCCAGTGGGAAGAATTAATATAA
- a CDS encoding metallophosphoesterase, which translates to MRNVGFAIMFVIFILIFGGVNYYIGLRGWQGVGSHIPFLNNKIYWIIFWFIAFSFVIARLLEKKLPSSIRQYLDLVGGYWMAAMLYSIIILPLVDLIRFARNKARFIPRGISESDIIKTYSGILVLLLLIGILVYGTWNARNIKISNYNIEIPKKVGNLKQLKIAMLSDLHLGTIVDNSRLFKMINKVNELEPDMVLIAGDIIDDKIEAFKKQNMSENFKRLKTKYGVYAVTGNHDYYGGDSEELIKTLETAGVKVLNDEYIKVDNNFYVAGREDIAVESYYKRSRKPLDKILDGIDKTLPIILMDHNPKDLNAAMINGVDLQVSGHTHRGQMYPNGYVIKRIYELDWGYLKKSNLNVVVSSGIGTWGPPIRIGNGSELVEINLKFIE; encoded by the coding sequence ATGAGAAACGTTGGATTTGCTATTATGTTTGTAATTTTTATCCTGATTTTCGGGGGAGTTAATTATTATATTGGACTTAGAGGCTGGCAAGGAGTTGGAAGCCATATACCATTTTTAAATAATAAGATTTATTGGATTATATTTTGGTTTATAGCCTTTTCTTTTGTTATAGCAAGGCTTTTAGAAAAAAAATTACCATCTTCAATTAGGCAGTATTTAGATTTAGTTGGCGGCTATTGGATGGCTGCAATGCTTTATTCCATAATAATTCTTCCTTTAGTAGATTTGATAAGATTTGCAAGGAACAAGGCAAGATTTATTCCAAGAGGTATAAGTGAAAGCGATATAATTAAAACTTACTCGGGAATATTAGTGCTTCTACTTTTAATAGGGATACTTGTTTATGGAACGTGGAATGCTAGAAATATAAAAATATCTAATTATAATATAGAGATTCCTAAGAAAGTAGGCAATTTGAAGCAACTGAAAATCGCTATGCTGTCAGACTTGCATCTTGGGACTATAGTAGATAATTCGAGACTCTTTAAGATGATTAATAAGGTTAACGAGCTTGAGCCTGATATGGTTTTAATAGCAGGAGATATAATAGATGATAAAATAGAAGCCTTTAAAAAACAAAATATGAGTGAAAACTTTAAAAGGCTTAAAACTAAATACGGGGTATATGCTGTAACTGGAAATCATGATTACTATGGAGGAGACTCAGAAGAGCTTATTAAAACTCTTGAAACTGCTGGAGTAAAGGTGCTTAATGACGAGTATATAAAAGTAGATAATAACTTCTATGTGGCAGGCAGGGAGGACATAGCTGTGGAAAGCTACTACAAGAGAAGCAGAAAGCCTCTTGATAAGATTTTAGATGGAATAGATAAAACTCTTCCTATAATTTTAATGGATCATAACCCTAAAGATTTAAATGCTGCAATGATTAATGGAGTTGATTTACAAGTCTCTGGGCATACTCACAGAGGACAGATGTACCCGAATGGCTATGTAATTAAAAGAATATATGAACTGGACTGGGGATATTTAAAAAAGAGTAATTTAAATGTGGTTGTATCCTCAGGTATAGGAACTTGGGGGCCGCCTATAAGAATAGGAAACGGCTCTGAACTTGTAGAGATAAATTTAAAATTTATAGAGTAA
- a CDS encoding GerAB/ArcD/ProY family transporter, with protein sequence MREKIDRLQYFFMIPSILFGKAIGITSGVIVRKSGSDVWITMAIGFIFGTVVALLMIYAASKFPEKTMVEFSEELFGKWISKLISIILACYFAYAYAVSANVINLHLKEYFLPETPFIVLSLIYTVVCTYGVITGAEVVIRFSFFGFFMLSAINITMILGVMPDFKILNIYPILDKGIKVNVINSIYTFVDTSMVILVLGMVYPMLNSKKRVKTITFSAMIIASISVLIWPFFEVAVLGTDVMKQFVVVCMQQVRSAQLTRYLPRYELIMVSFFVWSMYVQSVLMFWCSEYCIKYTFRLKKDRKIVYILTPILIVLTSRLGKDHQNYINFLAYPWAQISAAIGIGLPVLFITAIFIKNGVKKKRKPRKINNQQ encoded by the coding sequence ATGAGAGAAAAAATAGATAGGCTCCAATATTTTTTTATGATTCCTAGCATATTGTTTGGAAAGGCTATAGGTATAACTTCTGGAGTAATTGTAAGGAAGAGCGGCAGCGACGTCTGGATAACTATGGCTATAGGATTTATTTTCGGAACAGTTGTTGCACTTTTAATGATATATGCTGCATCTAAGTTTCCAGAAAAAACAATGGTCGAATTTTCAGAAGAGCTTTTTGGTAAATGGATAAGTAAGCTGATTAGTATTATTCTAGCGTGTTATTTTGCTTATGCTTATGCTGTCTCAGCAAATGTAATCAATTTGCACTTAAAGGAATACTTTCTTCCAGAGACACCTTTTATTGTTTTAAGTTTAATATACACAGTAGTATGTACCTATGGTGTCATAACAGGAGCAGAAGTTGTTATTAGGTTTTCATTTTTTGGATTTTTCATGCTTTCAGCTATAAATATAACAATGATATTAGGTGTTATGCCAGACTTTAAGATTTTAAATATATATCCAATTCTTGATAAAGGCATTAAAGTAAATGTAATTAACAGCATATATACTTTTGTAGATACTAGTATGGTAATTTTAGTGTTGGGGATGGTATATCCAATGCTAAATAGTAAGAAGAGAGTAAAAACTATAACTTTTTCTGCTATGATAATAGCTTCAATTTCAGTACTTATTTGGCCATTTTTCGAGGTGGCAGTTTTGGGTACTGATGTTATGAAGCAGTTTGTAGTAGTATGTATGCAGCAGGTAAGAAGTGCACAGCTTACTAGATACCTTCCAAGATATGAACTTATAATGGTAAGCTTTTTCGTATGGTCAATGTATGTTCAATCAGTATTAATGTTTTGGTGCTCTGAATATTGTATTAAATATACTTTCAGACTAAAAAAAGACAGAAAAATAGTATATATTCTTACTCCTATTTTAATTGTGCTTACAAGTCGTTTAGGAAAAGATCATCAGAATTATATTAATTTCTTAGCCTATCCATGGGCACAGATATCGGCTGCTATAGGTATAGGTTTGCCTGTTTTGTTTATAACAGCTATTTTTATTAAAAATGGTGTTAAAAAGAAAAGGAAACCAAGAAAAATTAACAATCAACAATGA
- a CDS encoding Ger(x)C family spore germination protein encodes MKKIIAIILTLNTIFLTGCWDSRELNELGLVMAVGVDKKKGSNEFTVTVQVAKPSSASGQGGKSGGGDQPVWVGTARGNTIFEAIRNIAKFSSRRIMWAHNNVIIIGESLAEEDITPVIDFFTRNHELRMKTWVAISHGDARPYIEAKTGIENIPAFSIAELFRYYELPAESIASDMVRVFRDFKAEATQPLISALNMPEGEEAQSNQGRQIELEGAAVFKGNKLIGWLSPEETRGVVWVRGELKNAIVDVGDVGEEKLKVSIELKDIKVKSKAHVVPGEIPSITIDINAKADITELDHVTKMTTDELKAVVQEEAAKQITRQIKLGVDKVQKEFKSDVVRFAMMTHIANKEEWYNRIKPKWEEIYPMVPVSISAQIDIESGALYQIPIKLEHKAGEEIK; translated from the coding sequence ATGAAAAAAATTATTGCCATCATCTTGACGTTAAATACGATATTTCTTACAGGTTGTTGGGACTCTAGAGAGTTAAATGAGTTAGGGCTTGTAATGGCTGTTGGGGTAGACAAGAAAAAAGGATCTAATGAGTTTACTGTTACTGTTCAAGTTGCTAAACCTTCCAGTGCTTCAGGTCAAGGAGGAAAGAGCGGGGGCGGCGACCAGCCTGTTTGGGTTGGAACAGCAAGAGGAAATACAATATTTGAGGCTATAAGAAATATAGCAAAGTTTTCTTCTAGAAGAATTATGTGGGCGCACAACAATGTTATTATAATTGGAGAATCTCTGGCAGAAGAAGATATTACCCCTGTAATTGATTTTTTTACAAGAAACCATGAGTTAAGGATGAAAACTTGGGTAGCAATATCACATGGAGATGCTAGACCATATATAGAAGCTAAAACTGGAATTGAGAATATACCTGCATTCTCTATTGCAGAGCTCTTTAGATATTATGAACTTCCAGCAGAAAGCATAGCTTCAGATATGGTACGTGTATTTAGAGACTTTAAGGCTGAAGCAACTCAGCCGTTAATCTCTGCTCTTAATATGCCAGAAGGTGAGGAAGCACAAAGTAATCAAGGCAGACAGATAGAACTTGAGGGAGCTGCAGTTTTTAAGGGAAACAAGTTGATTGGATGGTTGTCTCCAGAGGAAACAAGAGGTGTTGTATGGGTAAGAGGCGAACTAAAAAACGCAATTGTAGATGTTGGTGATGTAGGTGAAGAGAAGCTTAAGGTTTCTATTGAACTAAAAGACATAAAAGTGAAGTCTAAAGCGCATGTAGTGCCAGGAGAAATACCATCAATAACTATTGATATAAATGCCAAAGCCGATATTACTGAACTTGATCATGTAACAAAAATGACTACAGATGAACTGAAAGCTGTGGTACAAGAAGAAGCAGCAAAACAAATAACTAGACAAATTAAACTAGGAGTTGATAAGGTGCAGAAGGAATTTAAAAGTGATGTAGTTCGTTTTGCTATGATGACTCATATCGCGAATAAGGAAGAGTGGTATAACAGGATAAAGCCTAAATGGGAGGAGATATACCCTATGGTACCTGTAAGTATAAGTGCACAGATTGATATTGAATCAGGAGCTTTATATCAGATTCCAATAAAACTTGAACACAAAGCTGGAGAGGAAATAAAGTAA
- a CDS encoding spore germination protein, which produces MIEDKIGRSLNDNEKQIKSILGESSDIIIRNFVIPAFNNCRAFILFIDGLTGTKELDDIILKPLMTNAQSSIERNFAATAGPIRALKEAGLLSPSVNETQKWNEIFDAVLCGDTALFIEAFDTAIIMSTRGYESRSVSEPLSESEVRSARDGFIENIRVNTSLIRRRIRDYSLRMDAMKIGERTKTDVILVYIDNLVNKGILEELKKRLNRIKVDSILESGYIEEFIEDAPQSIFPTIEHTERPDKAAAAILEGRIAILIDNTPFCLVVPTVFWQYIQATGDYYERYYIGTFIRWLRLFALFVSLTLSSFYVMLSEFHQEMYPTLLALRIAAGREGVPFPAILEVLLMETIFEIMREAGLRMPKPVGQAVGIVGALVMGEAAVSAGLVGPILVIVVSAAGISSFAVPAYSMSTSFRLLRFPLILLSGSFGILGFLGGTIVITLHLLSLRSFGAPFLTPIDPFRLPGNKDVLIRAPWWMMKKRPRITQPQDFDRQADSEQLKPKPPTNN; this is translated from the coding sequence ATGATTGAAGATAAAATAGGAAGAAGCCTTAATGATAATGAAAAACAAATTAAAAGTATATTAGGTGAAAGCTCCGACATTATTATAAGAAATTTTGTTATACCAGCTTTTAATAATTGTAGAGCTTTTATATTATTTATAGATGGACTTACCGGAACCAAAGAATTAGACGACATAATACTTAAACCTCTTATGACAAATGCTCAGTCTTCTATTGAAAGAAATTTTGCAGCGACTGCTGGTCCTATTAGAGCATTAAAAGAAGCAGGGCTTCTATCTCCCTCAGTTAATGAAACACAAAAGTGGAATGAAATCTTTGATGCAGTCTTATGCGGAGATACTGCATTATTTATTGAAGCCTTTGATACAGCTATAATTATGTCTACGAGAGGCTATGAATCTCGTTCTGTATCAGAACCTTTATCAGAGAGTGAAGTTAGATCAGCTAGAGATGGCTTTATTGAAAATATTCGTGTTAATACTTCTCTTATTAGAAGAAGAATTAGAGACTACAGCTTGCGAATGGATGCAATGAAAATTGGTGAAAGAACCAAGACTGATGTAATACTTGTGTACATAGATAATCTAGTGAATAAAGGCATACTAGAAGAGCTTAAGAAAAGATTAAATAGGATTAAAGTAGACTCAATATTGGAAAGCGGATATATAGAAGAATTCATAGAAGATGCTCCACAATCGATATTTCCAACTATAGAGCATACGGAAAGGCCAGATAAGGCAGCAGCAGCTATTTTAGAAGGAAGAATAGCTATTCTTATAGATAATACTCCCTTCTGCCTTGTTGTTCCTACAGTTTTTTGGCAATATATTCAGGCCACTGGAGACTACTATGAAAGATATTATATAGGCACTTTTATAAGATGGTTGAGATTATTCGCATTGTTTGTATCCCTAACCTTATCTTCTTTTTATGTTATGCTCTCGGAGTTCCATCAAGAGATGTATCCTACTCTGTTGGCGCTTAGAATAGCTGCAGGACGTGAAGGAGTACCGTTTCCTGCAATACTTGAAGTGCTTCTAATGGAAACAATATTTGAAATAATGAGAGAAGCAGGACTTAGGATGCCTAAACCAGTAGGTCAGGCAGTTGGCATAGTGGGAGCACTTGTTATGGGGGAAGCTGCAGTTAGTGCAGGGCTTGTAGGGCCTATATTAGTAATTGTGGTTTCAGCGGCAGGCATAAGCTCTTTTGCAGTACCTGCATATAGTATGTCTACATCCTTCAGACTTTTAAGATTTCCATTGATTCTTTTATCAGGTTCTTTTGGTATTCTAGGATTTTTAGGTGGCACTATTGTTATAACACTGCACCTCTTATCACTTCGTTCCTTTGGCGCACCATTCCTTACACCAATTGACCCTTTCAGATTACCTGGTAATAAGGATGTACTTATTAGGGCTCCTTGGTGGATGATGAAGAAAAGACCTAGGATAACTCAGCCTCAGGATTTTGACAGACAGGCAGATAGTGAGCAATTGAAGCCTAAACCTCCTACAAACAACTAA
- the iadA gene encoding beta-aspartyl-peptidase, whose protein sequence is MIKLIKSAKIYSPKFLGIKDILIVNDKIAAIDDNIEINFKGNVDFEVIDGVGMILTPGFIDSHVHILGGGGEGGFSTRTPEISLTDITTAGVTTIVGCLGTDGVGRSMEALYAKAKALEEEGISTYIYTGNYRVPVTTITGSIMKDIMMIDKVIGVGEIALSDHRSSQPTVEEIKKIAADARVAGILSGKAGVVNIHLGDGRRMLNHLFDITENTELPITQFIPTHMSRNPYLFEEAIRYAKNGGYIDFTTSSDPSFWEEGEIKASKALKMCLDKGVPEERITFSSDGQGSLPMFNDKKEFIGLRMGSCSTLLEELQAAVFENGIGIEQVLMVLTENPARALKLREKGRIEKGFDADLILLEEEKLEINTVIAKGKMMVKDKKIKVFGTFQK, encoded by the coding sequence ATGATTAAACTTATAAAAAGTGCAAAAATTTATTCCCCGAAGTTTTTAGGAATTAAGGATATACTTATAGTTAACGATAAAATTGCAGCTATAGATGATAATATAGAAATAAACTTTAAGGGTAATGTTGATTTTGAAGTAATTGATGGAGTTGGTATGATACTGACACCAGGTTTTATAGACAGCCACGTACACATACTTGGTGGAGGTGGAGAAGGAGGCTTCAGCACAAGAACTCCAGAAATAAGTCTTACGGATATTACTACTGCTGGAGTAACTACTATTGTTGGATGTCTCGGAACGGATGGAGTAGGAAGAAGTATGGAAGCTTTGTATGCAAAAGCAAAAGCCTTGGAAGAAGAAGGAATAAGCACGTATATTTATACAGGCAACTATAGAGTACCAGTTACAACTATTACAGGAAGCATAATGAAAGATATTATGATGATAGATAAGGTTATTGGAGTGGGGGAGATTGCTCTTTCAGACCACCGTTCCTCTCAGCCTACTGTAGAGGAAATAAAAAAGATTGCAGCAGATGCCAGGGTAGCAGGTATACTTTCAGGAAAGGCTGGAGTAGTTAATATACATTTAGGTGACGGTAGAAGGATGTTAAATCATTTATTTGATATCACTGAAAACACTGAACTGCCAATTACTCAGTTTATACCAACCCATATGAGTAGAAATCCTTATCTCTTTGAAGAAGCAATTAGGTATGCTAAGAATGGAGGTTATATTGATTTTACAACAAGTTCAGACCCAAGTTTTTGGGAGGAAGGTGAAATCAAGGCAAGTAAGGCTTTGAAGATGTGCTTGGATAAGGGTGTTCCTGAGGAGAGAATAACCTTTAGTTCAGATGGTCAAGGAAGCTTACCCATGTTTAATGATAAAAAAGAGTTTATAGGTTTAAGAATGGGAAGCTGCAGTACTCTTTTAGAAGAACTTCAAGCAGCTGTTTTCGAGAATGGAATAGGGATTGAGCAGGTATTAATGGTCTTAACTGAGAATCCAGCACGGGCTCTAAAGCTTAGAGAAAAAGGAAGAATTGAAAAAGGCTTTGATGCTGATTTAATTTTACTTGAAGAAGAGAAGCTTGAAATAAATACAGTTATAGCAAAAGGGAAAATGATGGTTAAAGATAAGAAAATAAAGGTTTTTGGAACATTCCAAAAATAA
- a CDS encoding DUF554 domain-containing protein, which translates to MLGTVVNSLAIIVGSLAGFVLKGGIPERINDSIMKGLALCIMVIGITGAIKSDNMILVICSIVIGTIIGELVDIDKWLKRLGDLIETKLQGRGGKVSEGFVTASLVYCVGAMAIVGSLNSGLKGDHEILFTKAMLDGISSIMFTSTLGIGVTLSAVSVFIYQGLITVGASFIQGVLTQPVVTEISAVGSLLIIGLGFNMMGLTKIKVANLLPAILIPIGYFTLYVPIASSLGKYFYMLF; encoded by the coding sequence ATGTTAGGAACAGTTGTTAATTCACTAGCCATAATTGTTGGAAGCTTGGCTGGGTTTGTTCTTAAGGGGGGAATTCCTGAAAGAATAAATGATTCTATTATGAAGGGCTTGGCTCTTTGCATAATGGTTATTGGTATTACCGGGGCAATTAAATCAGACAATATGATTTTAGTTATATGCTCAATTGTTATTGGAACTATTATTGGTGAACTTGTAGATATAGACAAGTGGCTTAAAAGACTTGGAGACCTTATAGAAACTAAACTTCAAGGAAGAGGTGGCAAGGTATCGGAAGGCTTTGTTACTGCAAGTCTTGTATACTGTGTTGGAGCAATGGCGATAGTAGGTTCTTTAAACAGCGGGTTAAAGGGAGACCATGAAATTCTTTTCACGAAAGCAATGCTTGATGGAATTTCTTCTATAATGTTTACCTCAACACTTGGAATAGGAGTTACTCTTTCGGCTGTATCAGTATTTATTTATCAAGGGCTGATAACAGTGGGGGCTTCTTTTATTCAGGGAGTTCTTACCCAACCTGTTGTTACAGAAATTTCTGCTGTAGGCAGTCTTCTAATAATAGGTTTAGGTTTCAATATGATGGGATTAACAAAAATTAAAGTAGCGAATCTTCTGCCTGCAATACTAATACCAATAGGATATTTTACTTTATATGTGCCCATAGCAAGTTCGCTGGGAAAATACTTTTATATGTTATTCTAA